One segment of Rosa chinensis cultivar Old Blush chromosome 6, RchiOBHm-V2, whole genome shotgun sequence DNA contains the following:
- the LOC112171733 gene encoding auxilin-like protein 1 isoform X1: MEYQTSSVALSQKLSSGHSIYDGVFTSAPSKFTVSSFSSRLEDYCEIFGGSGAASSIPVLEVPEPNERKASVDFRSSKLDYSNVFGGLGDSEFAVPYEELFAEPKKRTKFHKESSRRQAERVSPPKEAKRSCSEENIDLPNEAAYESFDGVKKFSMSYNQSNNRSKSFAGVHSVPAYTCLVDETAPLRATEGDKSVSMSMSMSSVAKERTTEGNRSVKAMRDQPAGDAGKQASGGGSVKAQNNSNWNNSIDELFNSNETGQGTPPSSSPPFSSQVSEGDKPVSLVANGVNGVERKMEGNHHMKAAGDHQATDASKQTSGGVAKFQNNSKWRSSSSIDKLFYSGEIAQETRPSNMPPFSSTRSDGKSEFEKPMASMFGVFNRDTFEGADSVSSPPYFDEEVETNSVAAASVAALTKAIEEAQASIQMAKELMDRKKFGPQNRVKLSFDNSMKPKSRKGGKFADKASISKETKTQELYDTMDVPVHVSAEPEQVTPVFENASIISDVMGTGEEVREKEIADNASIFTKKKTQQLQEEVHVSAGPEQVSVALEDADKLSGVMETREKVHGQEFKPTPTDHRHEEADDSEAAEQFYEFADTSEQDVSEATEQFYEVADSSEPDVSEATEEFYEFADSNGQHDTVLENQEANNTRKMFRSVDNDEQEKKTDMEAFENPEQVGKTLKAATEEEQREVENIFNIVGGVSEFDENVNGLASSQEGSNQEDNEKPQEAPREHEETAELTTTHVKETCEEKQNGDDKRFETQELQETEHVDIKLVAQEWVENEKIDREACMLEENETEQTYAQSEEDTDRSLNEDNKEEIIETVNDLYDKEDFEKRLKDDSKSEGNEKLQDTRPNEKILEEATCHKECENRQEESFEFVEAGRMQILMDESTENEKVQVTQEDQKNLECNFEAADNLYEQGVSGDLNSKQGSARHVDCDHVLMDESTENEKLQVTQEDQKNLECNSEAADNLYEQGVSVDLNSKQGSARHVDCDQDVEETQNLPTNKEDGGVREVAETSIQLEENEHQTELVEEENGMAEKEICETDGLTPSVKLPEECESDMSFVQKQDDKIGGESNVDYSVGRQVEECEELGDINSDMMGAEVAVNQERNENGPKSRKRWFDTNEVSETFIKLEEDGNQSELVEEEGVMEEKVICEIEGLASGVKLAEILKQMEDVIEIHSSDKNGTSVYGQKQDAQLAREPEVACNVGKHVEELGDINKNMMGPEVAAVNQEENVNITKSSHRKRWFDNGKDTKVAQAPHIFGRKAGSVLLDNETDTSLYTKIDKENHHKFMTSQSTEVNEDSQQATLRPKESDTIHSSRKESEQENNENPQTTLSAEESETDHNSQEVEQEGQATLTAKESETNYTSQKEVEREKENQQESQTANEFEISASSQKVVELEKDHLIQKAEKRRERERQKEKRAVERAIREARERSFADVKERVAETRQKVMAEAQGRLGKTSVQAKDTSLAEQASKEAKQKWERAAVERATVEARDRFLEKALSAKKSVPEKYSGASTEGKQAKRSASEKFSGASRDNGANRSSDLESKGSLSSSASRSPNSSNQSDPSPAERSAGTNGESAQRSKARLERNQRTAERAAKALAEKNNRDLLVQQEQAERNRLAEVLDAEVKRWSSGKERNLRALLSTLQYILGPDSGWQPVPLTDIVTAVAVKKAYRKAALFVHPDKLQQRGASIQQKYTCEKVFDLLKDAWNRFSMEER; encoded by the exons ATTTTCGGCGGCTCAGGCGCCGCCTCCTCGATTCCGGTTCTGGAAGTTCCGGAGCCGAATGAGCGAAAAGCTTCGGTGGATTTTCGGAGCTCGAAGCTTGATTACTCCAATGTCTTCGGTGGCCTTGGCGATTCCGAATTCGCAGTGCCGTATGAGGAGCTCTTTGCTGAGCCGAAGAAAAGGACTAAATTTCACAAAGAAAGCAGCAG gaGACAAGCTGAAAGAGTGTCACCTCCAAAAGAGGCAAAACGATCATGTTCAGAGGAAAATATTGATTTACCAAATGAAGCAGCTTATGAGTCATTTGATGGTGTTAAGAAGTTCAGCATGTCATATAATCAAAGCAACAATAGAAGCAAGAGTTTTGCAGGTGTGCATTCGGTTCCAGCATATACCTGCTTGGTTGATGAGACCGCTCCCTTGCGCGCCACCGAAGGAGATAAATCGGTGTCAATGTCAATGTCAATGTCGTCGGTAGCGAAAGAGAGAACAACGGAGGGCAACCGGTCCGTGAAAGCCATGAGAGACCAACCAGCTGGTGATGCCGGCAAACAGGCTTCTGGAGGAGGAAGTGTCAAGGCTCAGAACAATTCTAATTGGAATAATTCAATTGATGAGTTATTTAACTCGAATGAAACGGGGCAAGGAACTCCTCCTTCAAGCAGTCCTCCATTTTCAAGTCAGGTTTCTGAAGGTGATAAACCAGTGTCGTTAGTAGCAAATGGTGTTAATGGTGTCGAGAGAAAAATGGAGGGCAACCATCACATGAAAGCCGCAGGGGACCACCAAGCTACTGATGCAAGTAAACAGACCTCTGGAGGAGTTGCCAAGTTTCAGAACAATTCCAAGTGGAGAAGTTCCAGCTCAATCGATAAGTTATTTTATTCAGGGGAAATTGCGCAAGAAACTCGTCCTTCAAACATGCCTCCATTTTCAAGCACGCGTTCTGATGGGAAGAGTGAATTTGAGAAACCAATGGCTTCTATGTTTGGGGTTTTTAATCGTGATACTTTTGAAGGTGCTGACAGTGTTTCCTCACCGCCATACTTCGATGAGGAAGTAGAGACAAACTCTGTTGCAGCTGCATCTGTTGCTGCTTTGACAAAGGCAATAGAGGAGGCTCAAGCAAGTATACAAATGGCAAAGGAGTTGATGGATAGAAAGAAGTTTGGTCCTCAAAATCGAGTCAAATTGAGCTTTGACAACAGTATGAAACCTAAGTCAAGAAAGGGCGGTAAATTTGCAGACAAAGCTAGCATATCCAAAGAGACGAAGACTCAGGAACTGTATGACACAATGGATGTTCCTGTCCATGTTTCCGCTGAGCCAGAACAAGTTACTCCAGTATTTGAAAATGCATCTATAATTAGTGATGTGATGGGAACTGGAGAGGAAGTACGTGAAAAGGAAATTGCTGATAATGCAAGCATATTTACAAAGAAGAAGACCCAGCAATTACAAGAAGAGGTTCATGTCTCTGCTGGGCCAGAACAAGTATCTGTAGCACTTGAAGACGCAGATAAACTTAGTGGTGTGATGGAAACTCGAGAGAAAGTACATGGACAGGAATTTaaaccaactccaacagatCACAGGCATGAAGAAGCTGATGACTCAGAAGCAGCAGAACAGTTTTATGAATTTGCTGACACAAGTGAACAAGATGTATCAGAAGCAACAGAACAGTTCTATGAAGTTGCTGACAGCAGTGAACCTGATGTATCAGAAGCGACAGAAGAATTTTATGAATTTGCTGACTCAAACGGACAGCATGATACAGTATTAGAGAATCAAGAAGCCAACAATACAAGGAAAATGTTCCGATCTGTAGATAATGATGAACAGGAGAAGAAAACGGACATGGAAGCCTTCGAAAATCCAGAGCAAGTTGGCAAGACATTAAAAGCAGCTacagaagaagaacaaagaGAAGTAGAGAATATATTCAATATTGTTGGAGGGGTTTCTGAGTTTGATGAAAATGTGAATGGATTAGCATCATCTCAAGAGGGTTCTAATCAGGAAGATAATGAGAAGCCACAGGAAGCTCCCAGAGAGCATGAAGAAACTGCAGAGCTTACAACAACACATGTAaaggaaacatgtgaagagaaaCAAAATGGAGATGACAAGAGGTTTGAAACTCAGGAATTACAGGAGACTGAACATGTGGATATAAAATTGGTGGCTCAGGAGTGGGTTGAAAATGAGAAGATTGACAGGGAGGCTTGCATGCTGGAAGAAAATGAGACGGAACAAACATATGCCCAGAGTGAAGAAGACACTGACAGGAGTCTCAATGAAGATAacaaggaagaaatcatcgagaCAGTGAATGACTTATATGATAAGGAAGATTTTGAAAAGAGACTTAAAGATGACAGCAAGTCTGAAGGAAATGAGAAGCTTCAAGACACCAGACCGAATGAGAAGATACTTGAAGAGGCTACGTGTCACAAGGAATGTGAGAATCGCCAAGAAGAGAGTTTTGAATTTGTCGAAGCTGGGAGAATGCAAATACTGATGGATGAGAGCACAGAAAATGAGAAAGTGCAGGTGACTCAAGAGGATCAAAAGAACCTGGAATGCAATTTTGAGGCAGCAGATAACCTGTATGAGCAGGGTGTAAGTGGGGACCTAAACAGCAAACAGGGATCTGCTAGACATGTAGATTGCGACCATGTACTGATGGATGAGAGCacagaaaatgagaaactgCAGGTGACTCAAGAGGATCAAAAGAACCTGGAGTGCAATTCTGAGGCAGCAGATAACCTGTATGAGCAGGGTGTAAGTGTGGACCTAAACAGCAAACAGGGTTCCGCTAGACATGTAGATTGCGATCAAGATGTAGAAGAAACTCAGAACTTACCAACAAACAAAGAGGATGGAGGGGTGAGAGAAGTTGCTGAAACTTCGATTCAACTCGAAGAGAATGAGCACCAGACAGAACTGGTTGAAGAGGAGAATGGCATGGCAGAGAAAGAGATATGTGAAACAGATGGCTTGACTCCAAGTGTCAAACTTCCTGAAGAATGTGAAAGTGACATGAGCTTTGTGCAAAAGCAAGATGACAAGATTGGTGGAGAGTCCAATGTAGACTACAGTGTAGGAAGGCAGGTTGAAGAATGTGAAGAATTGGGAGATATCAATAGTGATATGATGGGTGCTGAAGTTGCTGTGAATCAGGAAAGGAACGAGAATGGTCCCAAATCTAGGAAAAGATGGTTTGATACTAATGAAGTTTCGGAAACTTTCATTAAACTCGAGGAGGATGGGAATCAATCAGAATTAGTTGAAGAGGAGGGTGTTATGGAAGAGAAAGTGATATGTGAAATAGAGGGCTTGGCTTCAGGTGTCAAACTTGCTGAGATACTGAAGCAAATGGAAGATGTAATAGAGATCCATTCTTCGGACAAAAATGGGACAAGTGTATATGGGCAAAAGCAAGATGCCCAGCTTGCCAGAGAGCCTGAAGTAGCCTGCAACGTAGGAAAGCATGTTGAAGAATTGGGAGATATTAATAAGAACATGATGGGACCTGAAGTTGCTGCTGTGAATCAGGAGGAGAACGTGAATATTACCAAGTCTTCTCACAGGAAAAGATGGTTTGACAATGGCAAGGATACAAAAGTAGCTCAGGCTCCTCATATATTTGGTAGAAAAGCAGGAAGTGTGCTACTGGATAATGAGACGGACACAAGCCTGTATACAAAGATAGATAAGGAGAATCATCATAAATTCATGACGAGTCAAAGTACAGAAGTAAATGAGGACAGCCAACAAGCAACCTTGAGGCCGAAAGAGAGTGACACCATTCATAGTTCACGGAAAGAATCGGAACAAGAAAACAATGAAAATCCACAAACAACCTTGTCTGCAGAAGAGAGTGAAACTGACCATAATTCGCAGGAAGTGGAACAAGAGGGTCAAGCAACCCTGACAGCAAAAGAGAGTGAAACGAACTACACTTCTCAAAAAGAAGTGGAACGAGAAAAGGAGAATCAACAAGAATCTCAGACTGCAAACGAGTTTGAAATTAGTGCTAGTTCACAAAAGGTAGTGGAGCTGGAGAAAGATCACCTGATTCAGAAAGCAGAAAAACGAAGAGAAAGGGAAagacaaaaagagaaaagagctGTTGAACGAGCAATTCGTGAAGCTCGTGAAAGGTCATTTGCTGATGTCAAAGAAAGAGTGGCTGAAACTCGTCAAAAGGTAATGGCTGAGGCCCAAGGAAGGTTAGGGAAGACTTCTGTGCAGGCTAAAGATACTTCATTAGCTGAGCAGGCTTCAAAGGAAGCCAAACAAAAATGGGAACGTGCTGCTGTTGAAAGAGCAACCGTAGAGGCTCGGGATCGTTTCTTAGAAAAAGCATTATCTGCGAAAAAGTCGGTTCCAGAGAAATATTCTGGTGCTTCTACAGAAGGAAAGCAGGCTAAAAGATCTGCTTCTGAGAAATTTTCTGGCGCTTCTAGAGATAATGGGGCAAACCGGTCCTCT GATCTAGAGTCCAAAGGCTCACTCTCTTCAAGCGCATCAAGATCCCCAAATTCTTCAAATCAGTCTG ATCCTTCCCCAGCTGAGCGGTCTGCTGGAACTAATGGTGAATCAGCTCAAAGGAGTAAAGCTAGGTTGGAGAGGAATCAACGGACAGCAGAACGTGCG GCAAAAGCTCTCGCGGAGAAGAATAATCGTGATCTTCTTGTACAACAAGAGCAAGCTGAGAGAAAT AGATTAGCGGAAGTGCTTGATGCCGAGGTCAAAAGGTGGTCAAGTGGGAAGGAGAGAAATTTGCGTGCATTGCTCTCAACACTACAATAT ATCCTTGGGCCTGATAGTGGTTGGCAGCCGGTTCCTCTTACCGATATTGTTACTGCTGTTGCTGTAAAGAAAGCTTATCGTAAAGCTGCACTCTTTGTTCATCCTGACAAGTTACAGCAACGGGGTGCAAGCATTCAGCAGAAGTACACTTGTGAGAAGGTGTTTGATCTTCTAAAG GATGCTTGGAATAGATTCAGCATGGAAGAGCGATAA
- the LOC112171733 gene encoding auxilin-like protein 1 isoform X2, translated as MEYQTSSVALSQKLSSGHSIYDGVFTSAPSKFTVSSFSSRLEDYCEIFGGSGAASSIPVLEVPEPNERKASVDFRSSKLDYSNVFGGLGDSEFAVPYEELFAEPKKRTKFHKESSRRQAERVSPPKEAKRSCSEENIDLPNEAAYESFDGVKKFSMSYNQSNNRSKSFAGVHSVPAYTCLVDETAPLRATEGDKSVSMSMSMSSVAKERTTEGNRSVKAMRDQPAGDAGKQASGGGSVKAQNNSNWNNSIDELFNSNETGQGTPPSSSPPFSSQVSEGDKPVSLVANGVNGVERKMEGNHHMKAAGDHQATDASKQTSGGVAKFQNNSKWRSSSSIDKLFYSGEIAQETRPSNMPPFSSTRSDGKSEFEKPMASMFGVFNRDTFEGADSVSSPPYFDEEVETNSVAAASVAALTKAIEEAQASIQMAKELMDRKKFGPQNRVKLSFDNSMKPKSRKGGKFADKASISKETKTQELYDTMDVPVHVSAEPEQVTPVFENASIISDVMGTGEEVREKEIADNASIFTKKKTQQLQEEVHVSAGPEQVSVALEDADKLSGVMETREKVHGQEFKPTPTDHRHEEADDSEAAEQFYEFADTSEQDVSEATEQFYEVADSSEPDVSEATEEFYEFADSNGQHDTVLENQEANNTRKMFRSVDNDEQEKKTDMEAFENPEQVGKTLKAATEEEQREVENIFNIVGGVSEFDENVNGLASSQEGSNQEDNEKPQEAPREHEETAELTTTHVKETCEEKQNGDDKRFETQELQETEHVDIKLVAQEWVENEKIDREACMLEENETEQTYAQSEEDTDRSLNEDNKEEIIETVNDLYDKEDFEKRLKDDSKSEGNEKLQDTRPNEKILEEATCHKECENRQEESFEFVEAGRMQILMDESTENEKVQVTQEDQKNLECNFEAADNLYEQGVSGDLNSKQGSARHVDCDHVLMDESTENEKLQVTQEDQKNLECNSEAADNLYEQGVSVDLNSKQGSARHVDCDQDVEETQNLPTNKEDGGVREVAETSIQLEENEHQTELVEEENGMAEKEICETDGLTPSVKLPEECESDMSFVQKQDDKIGGESNVDYSVGRQVEECEELGDINSDMMGAEVAVNQERNENGPKSRKRWFDTNEVSETFIKLEEDGNQSELVEEEGVMEEKVICEIEGLASGVKLAEILKQMEDVIEIHSSDKNGTSVYGQKQDAQLAREPEVACNVGKHVEELGDINKNMMGPEVAAVNQEENVNITKSSHRKRWFDNGKDTKVAQAPHIFGRKAGSVLLDNETDTSLYTKIDKENHHKFMTSQSTEVNEDSQQATLRPKESDTIHSSRKESEQENNENPQTTLSAEESETDHNSQEVEQEGQATLTAKESETNYTSQKEVEREKENQQESQTANEFEISASSQKVVELEKDHLIQKAEKRRERERQKEKRAVERAIREARERSFADVKERVAETRQKVMAEAQGRLGKTSVQAKDTSLAEQASKEAKQKWERAAVERATVEARDRFLEKALSAKKSVPEKYSGASTEGKQAKRSASEKFSGASRDNGANRSSDLESKGSLSSSASRSPNSSNQSDPSPAERSAGTNGESAQRSKARLERNQRTAERARLAEVLDAEVKRWSSGKERNLRALLSTLQYILGPDSGWQPVPLTDIVTAVAVKKAYRKAALFVHPDKLQQRGASIQQKYTCEKVFDLLKDAWNRFSMEER; from the exons ATTTTCGGCGGCTCAGGCGCCGCCTCCTCGATTCCGGTTCTGGAAGTTCCGGAGCCGAATGAGCGAAAAGCTTCGGTGGATTTTCGGAGCTCGAAGCTTGATTACTCCAATGTCTTCGGTGGCCTTGGCGATTCCGAATTCGCAGTGCCGTATGAGGAGCTCTTTGCTGAGCCGAAGAAAAGGACTAAATTTCACAAAGAAAGCAGCAG gaGACAAGCTGAAAGAGTGTCACCTCCAAAAGAGGCAAAACGATCATGTTCAGAGGAAAATATTGATTTACCAAATGAAGCAGCTTATGAGTCATTTGATGGTGTTAAGAAGTTCAGCATGTCATATAATCAAAGCAACAATAGAAGCAAGAGTTTTGCAGGTGTGCATTCGGTTCCAGCATATACCTGCTTGGTTGATGAGACCGCTCCCTTGCGCGCCACCGAAGGAGATAAATCGGTGTCAATGTCAATGTCAATGTCGTCGGTAGCGAAAGAGAGAACAACGGAGGGCAACCGGTCCGTGAAAGCCATGAGAGACCAACCAGCTGGTGATGCCGGCAAACAGGCTTCTGGAGGAGGAAGTGTCAAGGCTCAGAACAATTCTAATTGGAATAATTCAATTGATGAGTTATTTAACTCGAATGAAACGGGGCAAGGAACTCCTCCTTCAAGCAGTCCTCCATTTTCAAGTCAGGTTTCTGAAGGTGATAAACCAGTGTCGTTAGTAGCAAATGGTGTTAATGGTGTCGAGAGAAAAATGGAGGGCAACCATCACATGAAAGCCGCAGGGGACCACCAAGCTACTGATGCAAGTAAACAGACCTCTGGAGGAGTTGCCAAGTTTCAGAACAATTCCAAGTGGAGAAGTTCCAGCTCAATCGATAAGTTATTTTATTCAGGGGAAATTGCGCAAGAAACTCGTCCTTCAAACATGCCTCCATTTTCAAGCACGCGTTCTGATGGGAAGAGTGAATTTGAGAAACCAATGGCTTCTATGTTTGGGGTTTTTAATCGTGATACTTTTGAAGGTGCTGACAGTGTTTCCTCACCGCCATACTTCGATGAGGAAGTAGAGACAAACTCTGTTGCAGCTGCATCTGTTGCTGCTTTGACAAAGGCAATAGAGGAGGCTCAAGCAAGTATACAAATGGCAAAGGAGTTGATGGATAGAAAGAAGTTTGGTCCTCAAAATCGAGTCAAATTGAGCTTTGACAACAGTATGAAACCTAAGTCAAGAAAGGGCGGTAAATTTGCAGACAAAGCTAGCATATCCAAAGAGACGAAGACTCAGGAACTGTATGACACAATGGATGTTCCTGTCCATGTTTCCGCTGAGCCAGAACAAGTTACTCCAGTATTTGAAAATGCATCTATAATTAGTGATGTGATGGGAACTGGAGAGGAAGTACGTGAAAAGGAAATTGCTGATAATGCAAGCATATTTACAAAGAAGAAGACCCAGCAATTACAAGAAGAGGTTCATGTCTCTGCTGGGCCAGAACAAGTATCTGTAGCACTTGAAGACGCAGATAAACTTAGTGGTGTGATGGAAACTCGAGAGAAAGTACATGGACAGGAATTTaaaccaactccaacagatCACAGGCATGAAGAAGCTGATGACTCAGAAGCAGCAGAACAGTTTTATGAATTTGCTGACACAAGTGAACAAGATGTATCAGAAGCAACAGAACAGTTCTATGAAGTTGCTGACAGCAGTGAACCTGATGTATCAGAAGCGACAGAAGAATTTTATGAATTTGCTGACTCAAACGGACAGCATGATACAGTATTAGAGAATCAAGAAGCCAACAATACAAGGAAAATGTTCCGATCTGTAGATAATGATGAACAGGAGAAGAAAACGGACATGGAAGCCTTCGAAAATCCAGAGCAAGTTGGCAAGACATTAAAAGCAGCTacagaagaagaacaaagaGAAGTAGAGAATATATTCAATATTGTTGGAGGGGTTTCTGAGTTTGATGAAAATGTGAATGGATTAGCATCATCTCAAGAGGGTTCTAATCAGGAAGATAATGAGAAGCCACAGGAAGCTCCCAGAGAGCATGAAGAAACTGCAGAGCTTACAACAACACATGTAaaggaaacatgtgaagagaaaCAAAATGGAGATGACAAGAGGTTTGAAACTCAGGAATTACAGGAGACTGAACATGTGGATATAAAATTGGTGGCTCAGGAGTGGGTTGAAAATGAGAAGATTGACAGGGAGGCTTGCATGCTGGAAGAAAATGAGACGGAACAAACATATGCCCAGAGTGAAGAAGACACTGACAGGAGTCTCAATGAAGATAacaaggaagaaatcatcgagaCAGTGAATGACTTATATGATAAGGAAGATTTTGAAAAGAGACTTAAAGATGACAGCAAGTCTGAAGGAAATGAGAAGCTTCAAGACACCAGACCGAATGAGAAGATACTTGAAGAGGCTACGTGTCACAAGGAATGTGAGAATCGCCAAGAAGAGAGTTTTGAATTTGTCGAAGCTGGGAGAATGCAAATACTGATGGATGAGAGCACAGAAAATGAGAAAGTGCAGGTGACTCAAGAGGATCAAAAGAACCTGGAATGCAATTTTGAGGCAGCAGATAACCTGTATGAGCAGGGTGTAAGTGGGGACCTAAACAGCAAACAGGGATCTGCTAGACATGTAGATTGCGACCATGTACTGATGGATGAGAGCacagaaaatgagaaactgCAGGTGACTCAAGAGGATCAAAAGAACCTGGAGTGCAATTCTGAGGCAGCAGATAACCTGTATGAGCAGGGTGTAAGTGTGGACCTAAACAGCAAACAGGGTTCCGCTAGACATGTAGATTGCGATCAAGATGTAGAAGAAACTCAGAACTTACCAACAAACAAAGAGGATGGAGGGGTGAGAGAAGTTGCTGAAACTTCGATTCAACTCGAAGAGAATGAGCACCAGACAGAACTGGTTGAAGAGGAGAATGGCATGGCAGAGAAAGAGATATGTGAAACAGATGGCTTGACTCCAAGTGTCAAACTTCCTGAAGAATGTGAAAGTGACATGAGCTTTGTGCAAAAGCAAGATGACAAGATTGGTGGAGAGTCCAATGTAGACTACAGTGTAGGAAGGCAGGTTGAAGAATGTGAAGAATTGGGAGATATCAATAGTGATATGATGGGTGCTGAAGTTGCTGTGAATCAGGAAAGGAACGAGAATGGTCCCAAATCTAGGAAAAGATGGTTTGATACTAATGAAGTTTCGGAAACTTTCATTAAACTCGAGGAGGATGGGAATCAATCAGAATTAGTTGAAGAGGAGGGTGTTATGGAAGAGAAAGTGATATGTGAAATAGAGGGCTTGGCTTCAGGTGTCAAACTTGCTGAGATACTGAAGCAAATGGAAGATGTAATAGAGATCCATTCTTCGGACAAAAATGGGACAAGTGTATATGGGCAAAAGCAAGATGCCCAGCTTGCCAGAGAGCCTGAAGTAGCCTGCAACGTAGGAAAGCATGTTGAAGAATTGGGAGATATTAATAAGAACATGATGGGACCTGAAGTTGCTGCTGTGAATCAGGAGGAGAACGTGAATATTACCAAGTCTTCTCACAGGAAAAGATGGTTTGACAATGGCAAGGATACAAAAGTAGCTCAGGCTCCTCATATATTTGGTAGAAAAGCAGGAAGTGTGCTACTGGATAATGAGACGGACACAAGCCTGTATACAAAGATAGATAAGGAGAATCATCATAAATTCATGACGAGTCAAAGTACAGAAGTAAATGAGGACAGCCAACAAGCAACCTTGAGGCCGAAAGAGAGTGACACCATTCATAGTTCACGGAAAGAATCGGAACAAGAAAACAATGAAAATCCACAAACAACCTTGTCTGCAGAAGAGAGTGAAACTGACCATAATTCGCAGGAAGTGGAACAAGAGGGTCAAGCAACCCTGACAGCAAAAGAGAGTGAAACGAACTACACTTCTCAAAAAGAAGTGGAACGAGAAAAGGAGAATCAACAAGAATCTCAGACTGCAAACGAGTTTGAAATTAGTGCTAGTTCACAAAAGGTAGTGGAGCTGGAGAAAGATCACCTGATTCAGAAAGCAGAAAAACGAAGAGAAAGGGAAagacaaaaagagaaaagagctGTTGAACGAGCAATTCGTGAAGCTCGTGAAAGGTCATTTGCTGATGTCAAAGAAAGAGTGGCTGAAACTCGTCAAAAGGTAATGGCTGAGGCCCAAGGAAGGTTAGGGAAGACTTCTGTGCAGGCTAAAGATACTTCATTAGCTGAGCAGGCTTCAAAGGAAGCCAAACAAAAATGGGAACGTGCTGCTGTTGAAAGAGCAACCGTAGAGGCTCGGGATCGTTTCTTAGAAAAAGCATTATCTGCGAAAAAGTCGGTTCCAGAGAAATATTCTGGTGCTTCTACAGAAGGAAAGCAGGCTAAAAGATCTGCTTCTGAGAAATTTTCTGGCGCTTCTAGAGATAATGGGGCAAACCGGTCCTCT GATCTAGAGTCCAAAGGCTCACTCTCTTCAAGCGCATCAAGATCCCCAAATTCTTCAAATCAGTCTG ATCCTTCCCCAGCTGAGCGGTCTGCTGGAACTAATGGTGAATCAGCTCAAAGGAGTAAAGCTAGGTTGGAGAGGAATCAACGGACAGCAGAACGTGCG AGATTAGCGGAAGTGCTTGATGCCGAGGTCAAAAGGTGGTCAAGTGGGAAGGAGAGAAATTTGCGTGCATTGCTCTCAACACTACAATAT ATCCTTGGGCCTGATAGTGGTTGGCAGCCGGTTCCTCTTACCGATATTGTTACTGCTGTTGCTGTAAAGAAAGCTTATCGTAAAGCTGCACTCTTTGTTCATCCTGACAAGTTACAGCAACGGGGTGCAAGCATTCAGCAGAAGTACACTTGTGAGAAGGTGTTTGATCTTCTAAAG GATGCTTGGAATAGATTCAGCATGGAAGAGCGATAA